A part of Aegilops tauschii subsp. strangulata cultivar AL8/78 chromosome 2, Aet v6.0, whole genome shotgun sequence genomic DNA contains:
- the LOC109771051 gene encoding uncharacterized protein: MGNCQAADAAAVVIQHPGDGKVERLHWPTTAADVMRRNPGHYVALVVLHHVDAEPDPAVAGERGGARVTKIKLLKPKDTLLLGQVYRLITSQEVTKAVQTRKQERMRGCDEAIEQEWPRLHWRRQPPRPRGDNAATAAANGEQRQPAEHQERKRLEKDRHHRSMAAARGRGRHWRPALQSITESSSSGHADCEDILLSK, encoded by the exons ATGGGGAACTGCCAGGCGGCGGACGCGGCGGCCGTGGTGATCCAGCACCCGGGCGACGGCAAGGTGGAGCGCCTCCACTGGCCGACCACCGCGGCGGACGTCATGCGCAGGAACCCCGGCCACTACGTCGCGCTCGTCGTCCTGCATCACGTCGACGCCGAGCCCGACCCGGCCGTCGCCGGAGAAAGAGGAGGTGCCAGGGTAACCAAGATCAAGCTCCTCAAGCCAAAAGACACGCTCCTCCTCGGCCAGGTCTACCGCCTCATCACCTCCCAAG aGGTGACCAAGGCCGTTCAGACGAGGAAGCAGGAGAGGATGCGCGGTTGCGACGAGGCGATCGAGCAGGAGTGGCCGCGGCTGCACTGGCGGCGGCAACCGCCGAGGCCGAGGGGCGACAACGCAGCCACAGCAGCAGCCAACGGAGAACAGAGGCAGCCCGCCGAGCACCAGGAACGGAAGCGGCTGGAGAAGGACCGGCACCACCGGAGCATGGCCGCCGCCCGCGGCAGAGGCCGGCACTGGCGACCGGCGTTGCAGAGCATTACAGAGTCGTCGTCCAGCGGACACGCCGACTGCGAGGATATACTACTATCCAAATGA